The following proteins come from a genomic window of Pseudomonas cichorii:
- a CDS encoding Nif3-like dinuclear metal center hexameric protein, producing the protein MAVALSTLVEEADRYLNSARIQDYCPNGLQVEGRPQIMRIVSGVTASQALLDAAVEAQADLILVHHGYFWKGENPCVVGMKQRRLKTLLKHDISLLAYHLPLDVHPDVGNNVQLARQLDITVEGPLDPENPKVVGLVGSLSEPMTPRDFARRVQDALGREPLLIEGSQMIRRVGWCSGGGQGYIDQAVLEGVDLFLSGEASEQTFHSARENDISFIAAGHHATERYGVQALGDYLARRFALEHIFIDCPNPI; encoded by the coding sequence ATGGCTGTTGCCCTGAGTACCCTGGTCGAAGAGGCCGACCGCTATCTCAACAGTGCCCGCATTCAGGATTATTGCCCCAACGGTCTGCAGGTCGAAGGCCGGCCGCAAATCATGCGCATCGTCAGCGGCGTGACGGCCAGCCAGGCTTTGCTGGACGCCGCTGTCGAAGCCCAGGCCGACCTGATCCTGGTTCACCATGGCTATTTCTGGAAGGGCGAAAACCCTTGTGTCGTGGGCATGAAGCAGCGCCGCCTGAAGACCTTGCTCAAGCACGACATCAGCCTGCTGGCCTATCACTTGCCGCTGGATGTGCATCCGGATGTAGGCAATAACGTGCAACTGGCTCGCCAACTGGATATCACGGTCGAAGGGCCGCTGGACCCGGAGAATCCCAAGGTGGTCGGTCTGGTCGGCTCTCTTTCCGAGCCGATGACGCCTCGTGATTTTGCCCGTCGCGTGCAGGACGCTCTGGGGCGTGAACCCCTGTTGATCGAAGGCAGCCAGATGATCCGGCGTGTCGGCTGGTGCAGCGGTGGTGGCCAAGGCTACATCGATCAGGCGGTGCTAGAAGGTGTGGATCTGTTTCTCAGTGGCGAAGCCTCGGAACAAACCTTTCACAGCGCCCGTGAGAACGACATCAGCTTTATCGCTGCCGGGCACCACGCCACCGAGCGCTATGGGGTTCAGGCCCTGGGTGACTATCTGGCGCGACGTTTTGCCCTTGAACATATATTCATCGATTGCCCTAACCCGATCTGA
- the zapE gene encoding cell division protein ZapE, which yields MTPLERYQADLKRPDFFHDAAQENAVRHLQRLYEDLVAANNSKPGMFGKLFGKKEPTLVKGLYFWGGVGRGKTYLVDTFFDALPFEQKVRTHFHRFMKRVHEEMRTLKGEKNPLVLIAKRFSDEARVICFDEFFVSDITDAMILGTLMEELFKNGVTLVATSNIVPDGLYKDGLQRARFLPAIALIKQNTDIVNVDSGVDYRLRHLEQAELFHFPLNDVAEESLRKSFKALTPDCAQTIENDVLIIENREIRALRTCDDVAWFDFRELCDGPRSQNDYIELGKIFHAVLLSGVEQMSVTTDDIARRFINMVDEFYDRNVKLIISAEVELKDLYTGGRLTFEFARTLSRLLEMQSHEFLSRAHKP from the coding sequence ATGACGCCTCTAGAACGATATCAAGCAGATCTGAAACGCCCTGACTTCTTCCACGATGCCGCGCAGGAAAACGCTGTGCGTCACTTGCAGCGTCTGTACGAGGATCTGGTTGCTGCGAATAACAGCAAACCGGGCATGTTCGGCAAGCTGTTCGGCAAGAAAGAACCGACCCTGGTCAAGGGGTTGTACTTCTGGGGCGGCGTGGGCCGGGGCAAGACCTATCTGGTTGATACGTTCTTCGACGCCCTGCCGTTCGAGCAGAAGGTGCGGACTCACTTCCACCGCTTCATGAAGCGTGTGCACGAAGAGATGAGAACCCTCAAGGGCGAGAAAAACCCGCTTGTCCTCATCGCCAAGCGCTTTTCCGATGAGGCGCGGGTGATTTGCTTCGACGAATTCTTCGTCTCCGACATTACCGATGCCATGATCCTTGGCACCTTGATGGAAGAGCTGTTCAAGAATGGCGTGACCCTGGTCGCGACGTCCAACATCGTGCCCGATGGCCTGTATAAGGACGGCCTGCAGCGTGCCCGCTTCCTGCCAGCCATTGCCTTGATCAAGCAGAACACCGATATCGTCAACGTCGACAGCGGCGTCGACTATCGCCTGCGCCATCTGGAGCAGGCCGAACTGTTCCACTTCCCGCTCAATGACGTCGCCGAGGAAAGCCTGCGCAAAAGCTTCAAGGCGCTGACGCCCGACTGCGCGCAGACCATCGAAAACGATGTGCTGATCATCGAGAATCGCGAGATTCGCGCCTTGCGCACTTGTGATGACGTAGCGTGGTTCGATTTCCGTGAACTGTGCGACGGGCCTCGCAGCCAGAACGACTACATCGAGTTGGGCAAGATCTTCCACGCTGTGCTGCTGAGCGGTGTCGAGCAGATGAGCGTCACCACCGACGACATTGCCCGCCGCTTCATCAACATGGTCGACGAATTCTACGACCGCAACGTCAAGCTGATCATCTCGGCCGAGGTTGAGTTGAAGGACCTGTACACAGGCGGTCGTCTGACGTTTGAATTCGCACGTACCCTGAGCCGCTTGCTGGAAATGCAGTCCCACGAGTTTCTGTCGCGGGCGCATAAGCCTTAG
- the hisD gene encoding histidinol dehydrogenase: MTTPTAIRRLDAADPDFARHLDHLLSWESVSDDSVNQRVLDIIKAVRERGDAALVEFTQRFDGLQVASMADLILPRERLELALTRISPAQRQALETAAARVRSYHEKQKQDSWSYTEADGTVLGQKVTPLDRAGLYVPGGKASYPSSVLMNAIPAKVAGVTEVVMVVPTPRGEINELVLAAACIAGVDRVFTIGGAQAVAALAYGTESVPQVDKVVGPGNIYVATAKRHVFGQVGIDMIAGPSEILVVCDGQTDPDWIAMDLFSQAEHDEDAQAILVSPDAEFLDKVAASITKLLPTMERAAIVETSINGRGALIKVADMQQAIDVANRIAPEHLELSVADPEAWLPQIRHAGAIFMGRHTSEALGDYCAGPNHVLPTSGTARFSSPLGVYDFQKRSSIIYCSPQGASELGKTASVLARGESLTGHARSAEYRITDTHWSAGSTEEGK, translated from the coding sequence ATGACCACTCCCACTGCAATACGCCGACTCGATGCTGCCGACCCGGATTTCGCACGACATCTGGATCATCTGCTGAGCTGGGAAAGTGTGTCTGACGATTCGGTCAACCAGCGTGTGCTCGACATCATCAAGGCGGTGCGTGAGCGTGGTGACGCGGCCCTGGTCGAGTTCACCCAGCGTTTCGATGGCCTGCAAGTGGCGTCGATGGCTGACCTGATCCTGCCTCGCGAGCGCCTGGAACTGGCGCTGACACGCATTTCACCTGCACAGCGTCAGGCGCTGGAAACGGCTGCTGCCCGCGTGCGCAGCTACCACGAAAAACAGAAGCAGGACTCCTGGAGCTACACCGAAGCCGACGGCACGGTGCTTGGCCAGAAAGTCACGCCGCTGGACCGTGCCGGTCTGTACGTGCCGGGTGGCAAGGCTTCTTATCCTTCGTCGGTCCTGATGAATGCCATTCCGGCGAAAGTGGCCGGTGTGACTGAAGTGGTCATGGTCGTGCCGACGCCGCGTGGCGAGATCAACGAACTGGTGCTGGCTGCTGCCTGCATCGCGGGTGTCGATCGCGTTTTCACCATTGGTGGCGCACAGGCCGTTGCCGCGCTGGCATACGGCACTGAAAGCGTGCCTCAGGTGGATAAAGTCGTCGGCCCTGGCAACATTTATGTCGCCACTGCCAAGCGTCATGTGTTCGGTCAGGTCGGCATCGACATGATCGCCGGGCCTTCGGAAATTCTCGTAGTGTGCGATGGCCAGACCGATCCGGACTGGATTGCCATGGACCTGTTCTCCCAGGCCGAGCATGACGAAGATGCCCAGGCGATTCTGGTCAGCCCCGATGCAGAGTTTCTCGACAAGGTGGCCGCCAGTATTACGAAGCTGCTGCCGACCATGGAGCGTGCGGCCATCGTCGAAACCTCGATCAATGGCCGTGGTGCCCTGATCAAAGTAGCCGATATGCAGCAAGCCATCGATGTCGCCAACCGCATCGCGCCGGAGCACCTTGAGCTGTCGGTCGCCGACCCTGAAGCCTGGTTGCCGCAGATTCGCCACGCCGGTGCGATTTTCATGGGGCGTCACACGTCCGAGGCATTGGGTGACTACTGCGCCGGTCCGAACCATGTGCTGCCGACTTCCGGCACTGCACGTTTCTCTTCGCCGCTGGGCGTCTATGACTTCCAGAAGCGCTCATCGATCATCTACTGCTCGCCGCAAGGTGCCTCCGAACTGGGCAAGACCGCTTCGGTTCTGGCTCGTGGCGAATCGTTGACCGGCCACGCTCGCAGTGCCGAGTACCGGATCACGGATACCCACTGGAGTGCGGGCAGCACAGAGGAAGGCAAGTAA
- the cysN gene encoding sulfate adenylyltransferase subunit CysN, producing MSHQSELISEDILAYLGQHERKEMLRFLTCGNVDDGKSTLIGRLLHDSKMIYEDHLEAITRDSKKSGTTGDDVDLALLVDGLQAEREQGITIDVAYRYFSTAKRKFIIADTPGHEQYTRNMATGASTCDLAIILVDARYGVQTQTRRHSYIASLLGIKHIVVAINKMDLKGFDEGVFESIKADYLKFAEGLAFKPTTMAFVPMSALKGDNVVNKSERSPWYTGQSLMEILETVEISNDRNYSDLRFPVQYVNRPNLNFRGFAGTLASGIVHKGDEIVVLPSGKSSRVKSIVTFEGELEQAGPGQAITLTMEDEIDISRGDLLVHADNVPQVSDAFDAMLVWMAEEPMLPGKKYDIKRATSYVPGSIASITHRVDVNTLVEDPASALQLNEIGRVKISLDAPIALDGYESNRTTGAFIVIDRLTNGTVAAGMIIAKPVSAGGANHHGELAHVSTQERAQRFGQQPATVLFSGLSGAGKSTLAYAVERKLFDMGRAVYVLDGQNLRHDLNKGLPQDRAGRTENWSRAAHVARQFNEAGLLTLAAFVAPDAEGRERAKALVGKERLLTVYVQASPTVCRERDPQGLYAAEGDNIPGESFPYDVPLDADLVIDTQSLSVEESVKLVLDLLRTRGAI from the coding sequence ATGAGCCATCAATCCGAATTGATCAGCGAGGACATCCTCGCCTATCTGGGCCAGCACGAACGCAAGGAAATGCTGCGCTTTCTTACCTGTGGCAACGTCGATGACGGCAAGAGCACGCTGATCGGGCGTCTGCTGCATGATTCCAAGATGATCTATGAAGATCACCTGGAAGCCATTACCCGCGACTCGAAGAAGTCTGGTACCACTGGCGATGACGTGGATCTGGCGCTGCTGGTGGATGGCCTGCAGGCCGAGCGTGAGCAGGGCATCACCATCGATGTCGCTTATCGCTATTTCTCGACCGCCAAGCGCAAGTTCATCATTGCCGATACGCCGGGCCACGAGCAGTACACCCGCAACATGGCGACCGGTGCATCGACCTGCGATCTGGCGATCATTCTGGTCGACGCTCGTTATGGCGTGCAGACCCAGACCCGTCGTCACAGCTACATCGCCTCGTTGCTGGGCATCAAGCACATTGTCGTGGCCATCAACAAGATGGACCTCAAGGGCTTCGATGAGGGCGTCTTCGAGTCGATCAAGGCCGATTACCTGAAGTTTGCCGAAGGTCTGGCCTTCAAGCCGACCACCATGGCGTTCGTGCCGATGTCGGCCCTCAAGGGCGATAACGTGGTGAACAAGAGCGAGCGTTCGCCCTGGTACACCGGCCAGTCACTGATGGAAATTCTCGAAACCGTCGAAATTTCCAACGACCGCAACTACTCGGACCTGCGTTTCCCGGTGCAGTACGTCAACCGCCCGAACCTGAACTTCCGAGGTTTCGCCGGTACCCTGGCCAGTGGCATCGTGCACAAGGGCGATGAGATCGTCGTGTTGCCATCGGGCAAGAGCAGTCGCGTCAAGTCCATCGTCACCTTCGAAGGTGAGCTTGAACAGGCCGGTCCGGGTCAGGCCATCACCCTGACCATGGAAGACGAAATCGATATCTCCCGTGGCGACCTGCTGGTGCATGCCGACAACGTTCCGCAAGTCAGCGATGCGTTCGATGCCATGCTGGTGTGGATGGCTGAAGAGCCGATGCTGCCGGGCAAGAAATATGACATCAAGCGCGCTACCAGCTATGTGCCGGGCTCTATTGCCAGCATCACGCACCGCGTTGATGTGAACACGCTGGTCGAAGATCCTGCCAGTGCCTTGCAACTGAACGAGATTGGTCGGGTCAAGATCAGCCTCGATGCGCCTATCGCGCTGGACGGTTACGAAAGCAACCGCACCACCGGTGCATTCATCGTTATTGATCGCTTGACCAACGGCACCGTTGCGGCAGGCATGATTATCGCCAAACCAGTCAGTGCTGGCGGCGCAAATCACCATGGCGAACTGGCTCACGTATCGACTCAGGAGCGTGCTCAGCGTTTCGGCCAGCAACCGGCTACCGTGCTGTTCAGCGGCCTGTCGGGCGCAGGAAAAAGCACGCTGGCCTATGCGGTCGAGCGCAAGCTGTTCGACATGGGGCGTGCGGTTTATGTCCTCGATGGCCAGAACCTGCGTCACGACCTGAACAAAGGCCTGCCACAGGACCGTGCCGGTCGTACCGAGAACTGGAGTCGTGCTGCTCACGTGGCTCGTCAGTTCAATGAAGCCGGTCTGCTGACCCTGGCAGCCTTCGTTGCGCCGGATGCCGAAGGCCGCGAGCGCGCCAAGGCGCTGGTTGGCAAGGAGCGTCTGCTGACGGTCTACGTCCAGGCTTCGCCAACCGTCTGTCGTGAACGTGATCCGCAAGGCCTGTATGCCGCCGAAGGCGACAACATTCCAGGTGAGTCCTTCCCGTACGACGTACCGCTGGATGCCGATCTGGTGATCGATACCCAGTCGTTGAGCGTGGAAGAGAGCGTCAAGCTGGTACTGGACTTGTTGCGCACCCGCGGCGCGATCTAA
- a CDS encoding alpha/beta hydrolase: MRETPVFIDGPEGQLEALYQDLPDAVGLALICHPNPIQGGTMLNKVVSTLQRTARDAGLVTLRFNYRGVGASAGTSVAGPEEVEDAVAVAQWLREQQPDLPITLLGFSFGGYVAATLGGRLEAQGEQLKHLFLVAAAASRLKDQSVLPQNCPLTVIQPETDEVVDPEMVYAWSALLQRPHELLKVAECGHFFHGKLTDLKDLVLPRLSN, translated from the coding sequence ATGCGTGAAACCCCCGTATTCATTGATGGCCCCGAAGGTCAGCTTGAGGCGCTTTATCAGGATCTGCCCGATGCTGTGGGCCTGGCGCTGATTTGTCATCCTAACCCGATCCAGGGCGGGACGATGCTCAATAAAGTGGTTTCGACGCTGCAGCGTACTGCACGCGATGCCGGTCTGGTTACGTTACGTTTCAATTATCGTGGCGTCGGTGCCAGTGCAGGCACTTCGGTTGCCGGGCCGGAAGAGGTGGAGGATGCGGTTGCCGTCGCGCAGTGGCTGCGTGAACAACAGCCGGATCTGCCCATCACGCTGCTGGGGTTTTCCTTTGGCGGTTACGTGGCGGCGACACTCGGCGGGCGTCTTGAAGCGCAGGGAGAGCAACTGAAGCATCTGTTTCTGGTGGCCGCTGCCGCATCGCGTCTGAAAGATCAGAGCGTGCTGCCGCAGAACTGCCCGCTGACCGTCATTCAGCCGGAAACCGACGAAGTCGTGGACCCTGAAATGGTCTATGCATGGTCTGCGCTTCTGCAACGTCCCCATGAGCTGCTGAAAGTGGCAGAATGCGGACACTTTTTCCACGGCAAGCTGACCGACCTGAAAGATCTGGTCCTGCCGCGTCTCTCGAATTGA
- the algW gene encoding Do family serine endopeptidase AlgW yields the protein MLKALRFFGWPLLAGVLIAMLIIQRYPQWVGLPSRDVNLQQAPKTTVVMQGPSSYADAVSAAAPAVVNLYTTKMVNKGNNPTMFEDPQFRRFFGDNAPKQKRMESSLGSGVIMSPEGYLLTNNHVTTGADQIVVALKDGRETIARVIGNDPETDLAVLKIDLKNLPSITIARSDGIRIGDVALAIGNPFGVGQTVTMGIISATGRNQLGLNTYEDFIQTDAAINPGNSGGALVDASGNLTGINTAIFSKSGGSQGIGFAIPTKLAMDVMKSIIEHGQVIRGWLGIEVQPLTQELADSFGLKDRPGIVVAGIFRDGPAQKAGLQLGDVILSINGEPAGDGRRSMNQVARTKPKDKIAIDVMRNGKELRLSAEVGLRPPPAPTPAVKEQ from the coding sequence ATGTTAAAGGCACTGCGCTTTTTCGGCTGGCCATTGCTGGCTGGCGTGCTCATCGCCATGTTGATTATCCAGCGTTACCCGCAATGGGTCGGGCTGCCCAGCCGTGATGTAAACCTGCAACAGGCTCCCAAGACCACCGTGGTGATGCAGGGGCCGTCGTCGTATGCCGATGCAGTGAGTGCCGCTGCGCCAGCAGTGGTCAATCTCTACACCACCAAGATGGTGAACAAGGGCAACAACCCCACCATGTTCGAGGACCCTCAGTTCAGAAGGTTCTTCGGCGATAACGCTCCCAAGCAGAAGCGCATGGAATCGAGCCTCGGTTCAGGCGTGATCATGAGCCCCGAAGGCTACCTGCTGACCAACAACCACGTCACCACTGGTGCCGACCAGATCGTGGTCGCCCTCAAGGACGGCCGCGAAACCATCGCCCGGGTCATCGGCAACGACCCTGAAACCGATCTGGCGGTGCTGAAGATCGACCTGAAAAACCTGCCATCCATCACCATTGCACGCTCCGACGGCATCCGGATCGGCGATGTGGCGCTAGCCATCGGCAACCCGTTCGGTGTCGGCCAGACCGTCACCATGGGCATCATCAGTGCGACCGGCCGCAACCAGCTGGGCCTCAACACCTACGAAGACTTCATCCAGACCGACGCGGCCATCAACCCCGGCAACTCGGGTGGCGCGCTGGTGGATGCCTCCGGCAACCTGACCGGCATCAATACAGCGATCTTCTCCAAGTCAGGGGGCTCCCAGGGCATCGGCTTTGCGATCCCGACCAAACTGGCGATGGATGTCATGAAATCGATCATCGAACACGGTCAGGTCATTCGTGGCTGGCTGGGCATCGAAGTTCAACCCCTGACACAGGAGCTGGCTGACTCCTTCGGCCTGAAGGATCGCCCAGGGATTGTAGTTGCCGGAATCTTTCGCGATGGCCCGGCACAGAAAGCCGGCCTGCAACTGGGGGATGTGATCCTGAGCATCAATGGCGAACCAGCAGGTGATGGTCGGCGTTCGATGAATCAGGTGGCGCGCACCAAGCCCAAGGACAAGATTGCGATTGATGTCATGCGCAATGGCAAGGAGTTGCGCCTGAGCGCCGAAGTTGGCCTGCGGCCGCCACCGGCACCAACGCCGGCAGTGAAGGAACAGTAA
- a CDS encoding tryptophan--tRNA ligase translates to MTTRILTGITTTGTPHLGNYAGAIRPAIVASRQKDADSFYFLADYHALIKCDDPQRIQRSRLEIAATWLAAGLDVDRVTFYRQSDIPEIPELTWLLTCVAGKGLLNRAHAYKASVDKNVEAGEDPDAGISMGLFSYPVLMAADILMFNAHKVPVGRDQIQHVEMARDIGQRFNHLFGKGKEFFVMPEALIEESVATLPGLDGRKMSKSYDNTIPLFSSAKDMKDAISRIVTDSRAPGEAKDPDNSHLFTLYQAFSSAEQSAEFRSELLQGLGWGEAKSRLFKLLDGELSEAREKYLSLIERPADLEDILLAGARKARRAATPFLEELREAVGLRSFRTVAQNVETGKKKAAKGARVVSFREEDGSFRFRLLAADGEQLLLSDKFADGKTAGAASKSLLGPTEPIIIAGDLHFEVAFGNAKAESPQFESAQAVQAGIERLLAELKALQD, encoded by the coding sequence ATGACTACTCGTATCCTGACCGGTATCACCACCACCGGCACTCCCCATCTGGGCAATTATGCGGGCGCGATTCGCCCGGCCATCGTCGCCAGTCGCCAGAAGGATGCCGATTCTTTTTACTTCCTGGCGGATTACCACGCCTTGATCAAGTGCGACGACCCGCAGCGCATTCAGCGCTCGCGTCTGGAAATCGCCGCGACCTGGCTGGCTGCCGGTCTGGATGTCGATCGTGTGACCTTCTACCGCCAGTCCGATATCCCCGAGATCCCGGAACTGACCTGGTTGCTGACCTGTGTGGCTGGCAAGGGCCTGCTCAACCGGGCTCATGCCTATAAGGCTTCCGTGGACAAGAACGTCGAGGCCGGTGAAGACCCGGATGCCGGCATCTCCATGGGCCTGTTCAGCTATCCGGTGCTGATGGCTGCCGACATTCTGATGTTCAACGCCCATAAAGTGCCGGTCGGTCGTGACCAGATTCAGCACGTTGAAATGGCCCGTGATATCGGCCAGCGCTTCAACCACCTGTTTGGCAAGGGCAAGGAGTTCTTCGTCATGCCTGAAGCCCTGATCGAGGAAAGCGTTGCGACGCTGCCAGGTCTGGATGGGCGCAAGATGTCGAAGAGCTACGACAACACCATTCCGTTGTTCAGCAGCGCCAAGGACATGAAGGACGCTATCTCGCGCATCGTCACCGACTCCCGTGCCCCGGGCGAAGCGAAGGATCCGGACAACTCCCATCTGTTCACGCTCTATCAGGCGTTCTCCAGTGCTGAGCAATCGGCCGAGTTCCGTTCCGAGTTGCTGCAGGGGCTGGGTTGGGGCGAGGCCAAGAGTCGTCTGTTCAAACTGCTGGATGGCGAGCTGAGCGAAGCCCGCGAGAAGTATCTGAGCCTGATCGAGCGGCCTGCCGACCTGGAAGACATCCTGCTCGCCGGTGCCCGGAAAGCCCGTCGTGCCGCGACGCCGTTCCTCGAAGAGCTGCGTGAAGCGGTGGGCCTGCGCTCTTTCCGCACGGTTGCGCAGAATGTCGAAACCGGCAAGAAAAAAGCCGCCAAGGGCGCACGGGTTGTGAGTTTCCGTGAGGAAGACGGCAGTTTCCGTTTCCGCCTGCTGGCTGCCGATGGTGAGCAGTTGCTGCTGTCGGACAAGTTCGCTGATGGCAAGACGGCAGGTGCTGCCAGTAAAAGTCTGCTTGGGCCAACCGAGCCAATCATCATTGCCGGCGATCTCCACTTTGAGGTGGCTTTTGGCAATGCCAAGGCTGAAAGCCCTCAGTTTGAAAGTGCCCAAGCGGTACAGGCCGGTATAGAGCGCTTGCTGGCTGAGCTCAAAGCCTTGCAGGATTGA
- the hisC gene encoding histidinol-phosphate transaminase has translation MSKFWSPFVSSLVPYVPGEQPKLTKLVKLNTNENPYGPSPKALEAMRAALTDDLRLYPDPNSDLLKQAVAGYYGVQASQVFLGNGSDEVLAHIFHALFQHDKPLLFPDISYSFYPVYCGLYGIDYDAVALDEQFQIRVSDYAKPNAGIIFPNPNAPTGCLLPLEAVEQIVKASPDSVVVVDEAYVDFGGETAIALVDRYPNLLVTQTLSKSRSLAGLRVGFAVGHPDLIEALERVKNSFNSYPLDRLAIVGATAAFEDREHFDTTRNAVIASREALVEKLEGLGFEVLPSAANFIFARHPKHDAAGLAAKLREQGVIVRHFKQERIAQFLRISIGTAEQNQALLDGLSGI, from the coding sequence ATGAGTAAATTCTGGAGTCCTTTCGTCAGCAGTCTGGTGCCTTATGTGCCGGGTGAGCAGCCGAAGCTGACCAAGCTGGTCAAGCTCAATACCAATGAAAACCCTTACGGCCCTTCGCCCAAGGCGCTTGAGGCGATGCGGGCTGCATTGACCGATGATCTGCGTCTGTATCCGGACCCCAACAGTGACCTGCTCAAGCAGGCCGTGGCCGGTTATTACGGTGTGCAGGCCAGTCAGGTGTTCCTGGGCAATGGCTCAGACGAAGTGCTGGCGCACATCTTTCATGCGCTGTTCCAGCACGACAAGCCTCTGTTGTTCCCGGATATCAGCTACAGCTTCTATCCGGTCTACTGTGGTCTGTACGGCATTGACTATGACGCTGTCGCGCTGGACGAACAGTTCCAGATTCGCGTGTCTGATTATGCCAAGCCGAATGCGGGGATCATCTTCCCGAACCCGAACGCACCCACCGGCTGCCTGCTGCCGCTGGAAGCGGTCGAGCAGATCGTCAAGGCCAGTCCGGATTCGGTGGTAGTGGTCGATGAGGCGTATGTCGATTTTGGTGGCGAGACGGCGATAGCGCTGGTTGACCGTTATCCTAACCTGCTGGTGACACAGACGTTGTCCAAGTCCCGTTCACTGGCCGGTTTGCGGGTCGGGTTCGCGGTAGGGCATCCGGATCTGATCGAAGCGCTGGAGCGGGTCAAGAACAGTTTCAACTCTTACCCGCTGGATCGCCTGGCGATTGTCGGTGCGACGGCAGCCTTTGAAGACCGTGAGCACTTCGATACCACTCGCAATGCGGTAATCGCCAGCCGTGAGGCATTGGTCGAGAAGCTGGAAGGTCTTGGTTTTGAAGTGTTGCCTTCTGCGGCCAACTTCATCTTTGCCCGTCACCCGAAACATGATGCTGCAGGCCTGGCAGCCAAGCTGCGCGAGCAGGGCGTTATCGTGCGTCACTTCAAGCAGGAGCGGATTGCCCAGTTCCTGCGGATCAGCATCGGTACGGCTGAGCAGAATCAGGCGTTGCTGGACGGGTTGAGCGGGATTTAG
- the cysD gene encoding sulfate adenylyltransferase subunit CysD codes for MVDKLTHLKQLEAESIHIIREVAAEFDNPVMLYSIGKDSAVMLHLARKAFFPGKLPFPVMHVDTRWKFQEMYRFRDKMVEEMGLDLITHVNPDGVAQGINPFTHGSAKHTDIMKTEGLKQALDKHGFDAAFGGARRDEEKSRAKERVYSFRDSKHRWDPKNQRPELWNVYNGNVNKGESIRVFPLSNWTELDIWQYIYLEGIPIVPLYFAAERDVIEKNGTLIMIDDDRILEHLTDEEKARIVKKKVRFRTLGCYPLTGAVESEATSLTDIIQEMLLTRTSERQGRVIDHDGAGSMEEKKRQGYF; via the coding sequence ATGGTTGACAAACTGACGCATCTGAAACAGCTGGAGGCGGAAAGCATCCACATCATCCGCGAGGTCGCCGCCGAGTTCGACAACCCGGTCATGTTGTACTCGATCGGCAAAGACTCTGCCGTGATGCTGCATCTGGCGCGCAAGGCCTTCTTCCCAGGCAAGCTGCCGTTCCCGGTCATGCACGTCGATACCCGCTGGAAATTCCAGGAAATGTATCGCTTCCGCGACAAGATGGTCGAGGAAATGGGCCTGGACCTGATCACCCACGTCAACCCGGATGGTGTTGCGCAGGGTATCAACCCGTTCACCCACGGCAGTGCCAAGCACACCGATATCATGAAGACCGAGGGCCTGAAGCAGGCACTGGACAAGCATGGTTTCGACGCAGCTTTCGGCGGCGCGCGGCGTGACGAGGAAAAATCCCGTGCCAAGGAACGTGTCTACTCGTTCCGCGACAGCAAGCACCGCTGGGACCCGAAGAACCAGCGTCCCGAGCTGTGGAACGTCTATAACGGCAACGTCAACAAGGGTGAGTCGATCCGCGTCTTCCCGCTGTCGAACTGGACCGAACTGGACATCTGGCAGTACATCTACCTCGAAGGCATCCCGATTGTGCCGCTGTACTTTGCCGCCGAGCGCGACGTCATCGAGAAGAACGGCACCCTGATCATGATCGACGACGATCGCATCCTCGAGCACCTTACCGACGAGGAAAAGGCCCGGATCGTCAAAAAGAAAGTGCGCTTCCGCACCCTCGGCTGCTACCCGCTGACCGGCGCCGTCGAATCCGAAGCCACCAGCCTGACCGACATCATCCAGGAAATGCTCCTGACACGAACTTCCGAACGCCAGGGCCGGGTCATCGACCACGACGGCGCAGGTTCGATGGAAGAAAAGAAACGTCAGGGTTATTTCTAA
- a CDS encoding YhcB family protein: MEHSLLVWLLPTLALVAGVVIGFLVARLLPNTVPNNTQRQLDSIQERFDTYQNEVVTHFNSTATLVQKLSQSYQEVQEHLAEGANRLALDELTRQRLLAALHPEANQTPRDRLTPPRDSEAPKDYAPKAPNTPGMLDEHYGLKKP, from the coding sequence GTGGAACACTCGCTCTTAGTTTGGTTGTTGCCGACTCTTGCCCTGGTTGCCGGTGTCGTCATTGGTTTCCTGGTCGCACGTCTGCTGCCCAATACCGTTCCGAATAACACCCAGCGCCAGCTGGACAGCATTCAGGAGCGCTTCGATACCTATCAGAACGAGGTGGTCACTCACTTCAACAGCACGGCTACCCTGGTACAGAAACTTTCGCAAAGCTATCAGGAAGTACAGGAACATCTCGCCGAGGGCGCCAACCGTCTGGCCCTTGACGAACTGACCCGCCAACGCCTGCTGGCGGCCTTGCACCCCGAGGCCAATCAAACGCCTCGCGACCGTCTTACACCGCCACGTGACAGCGAAGCACCAAAGGACTACGCGCCCAAGGCACCCAACACGCCGGGCATGCTGGATGAGCATTACGGTCTGAAAAAGCCGTAA